A single window of Eucalyptus grandis isolate ANBG69807.140 chromosome 1, ASM1654582v1, whole genome shotgun sequence DNA harbors:
- the LOC104436132 gene encoding ABC transporter G family member 20: MSLPPLMSSAKPKALAGDNLPLFTPTQRIELEGYSRKARSNGSSSTLAELLRRVEEAQVGDEAPSTPSSHVLQMTSLASSSVSAPAAYPFVLSFKNLTYSVNVPRKLSFSSLLGREKSSDGASLPGRAGTKVLLNDISGEAREGEIMAVLGASGSGKSTLIDALADRISKESLGGAITLNGEVLESRLLKVISAYVMQDDLLFPMLTVEETLMFSAEFRLPRSLSKSRKKARVQVLIDQLGLRNAAGTVIGDEGHRGVSGGERRRVSIGIDIIHDPIILFLDEPTSGLDSTSAFMVVKVLQRIAQSGSIVVMSIHQPSYRIMSLLDRLIFLSRGNTVFNGSPADLPKFFAEFGHPIPEHENRTEFVLDLIRELEETPGGTKSIVEFNKSWEAKQQSLGLRNGDITWTGPKPSLKDAISASVSRGKLVSGGSAGDSNQVVLVPTFANPFWMEMLVISKRSMTNSRRMPELFGIRFGAVMVTGIILATMFRHLDNSPKGVQERLGFFAFAMSTTFYTCAEAIPVFLQDRYIFMRETAYNAYRRYSYVLAHAIISVPSLVILSLAFAATTFWPVGLAGGFSGFMFFFYAVFAAFWAGSSFVTFLSGVVSHVMLGFTIVVAILAYFLLFSGFFISRNRIPPYWIWFHYLSLVKYPYESVLQNEFDDPAKCFVRGVQMFDNTPLAVVPEALKLRMLKNMGSTLGMNLTGSTCVTTGVDILRTQGITDISKWDCLWITIAWGFFFRVLFYFTLLYGSKNKRK; the protein is encoded by the coding sequence ATGTCGCTGCCGCCGCTGATGTCGTCGGCGAAACCTAAAGCCCTCGCCGGTGACAACCTGCCCCTCTTCACTCCTACCCAGCGGATCGAGCTCGAAGGATACTCCCGCAAAGCCAGgtccaatggctcctcctcgACCCTGGCCGAGCTCCTAAGGAGGGTTGAAGAAGCTCAGGTCGGCGACGAAGCGCCTTCAACACCATCGAGCCATGTCCTCCAGATGACCTCCTTGGCGTCCTCCTCCGTCTCCGCGCCAGCGGCCTACCCCTTCGTGCTCTCCTTCAAGAACTTGACTTACAGCGTCAACGTCCCCCGGAAGCTCAGCTTCTCATCACTGCTCGGCCGCGAGAAGTCCAGCGATGGTGCGAGCTTGCCAGGGCGGGCCGGCACCAAGGTCTTGCTCAACGACATCTCCGGGGAGGCCAGGGAAGGGGAGATAATGGCCGTCCTCGGCGCGAGTGGCTCAGGAAAGTCGACGCTCATCGACGCCCTTGCAGACCGGATCTCGAAGGAAAGCCTTGGAGGTGCCATCACGCTGAACGGCGAAGTTCTAGAGTCGCGGCTTCTGAAGGTGATATCAGCCTATGTCATGCAGGATGACCTCCTCTTCCCGATGCTGACGGTGGAGGAGACGCTCATGTTCTCCGCCGAGTTCCGGCTCCCACGGTCGCTCTCCAAGTCGCGGAAGAAGGCCCGGGTCCAGGTGCTCATTGATCAGCTTGGCCTTCGGAATGCTGCGGGCACGGTGATCGGTGACGAAGGCCACCGGGGCGTATCTGGCGGAGAGCGGCGACGCGTCTCCATCGGCATCGACATCATCCACGACCCGATCATCCTGTTCCTCGATGAGCCGACCTCTGGCCTCGACTCGACAAGCGCCTTCATGGTGGTGAAGGTACTGCAGCGGATTGCCCAGAGTGGGAGTATCGTAGTCATGTCAATTCACCAGCCAAGTTACCGGATAATGAGCCTCCTTGACAGGCTGATCTTCCTCTCTCGTGGGAACACAGTCTTCAATGGCTCGCCGGCCGACTTGCCCAAGTTCTTCGCCGAGTTCGGGCATCCAATCCCAGAGCATGAGAACCGGACCGAGTTTGTGCTTGACTTGATCCGTGAGCTCGAAGAGACTCCAGGCGGGACAAAGAGCATTGTGGAATTCAACAAGTCGTGGGAAGCGAAGCAACAGTCATTGGGCCTCCGGAACGGCGACATAACGTGGACAGGACCAAAGCCCTCCCTCAAGGATGCCATCAGCGCGAGTGTCTCGAGGGGCAAGCTTGTCTCAGGTGGCAGCGCCGGTGACTCGAACCAAGTCGTCTTGGTCCCGACCTTCGCAAACCCTTTCTGGATGGAGATGCTGGTGATCTCCAAGCGGTCGATGACCAACTCGCGGCGGATGCCGGAGCTCTTTGGGATCCGGTTTGGTGCTGTCATGGTCACAGGGATAATCCTGGCGACCATGTTCCGCCACCTCGACAACTCGCCAAAGGGCGTCCAGGAGCGGCTCGGTTTCTTTGCCTTCGCCATGTCGACCACGTTCTACACCTGCGCGGAGGCGATTCCAGTCTTCCTCCAGGACCGCTACATCTTCATGCGGGAGACGGCGTACAATGCGTACCGCCGCTACTCCTACGTCCTCGCCCACGCCATCATCTCCGTCCCCTCCCTCGTCATCCTCTCCCTCGCCTTCGCAGCCACCACCTTCTGGCCCGTGGGCCTCGCGGGCGGGTTTTCAGGGTTCATGTTCTTCTTCTATGCCGTCTTCGCCGCCTTCTGGGCGGGGAGCTCCTTCGTGACCTTCCTGTCCGGGGTCGTCTCCCACGTCATGCTCGGGTTCACCATCGTGGTCGCCATCCTTGCCTACTTCCTGCTCTTCAGCGGCTTCTTCATCTCGCGGAACCGCATCCCGCCCTACTGGATATGGTTCCACTACCTCTCGCTCGTGAAGTACCCGTATGAGAGCGTGCTCCAGAACGAGTTCGACGACCCGGCCAAGTGCTTCGTGCGCGGGGTGCAGATGTTCGACAACACGCCGCTCGCGGTGGTGCCGGAGGCACTGAAGCTGAGGATGCTGAAGAACATGGGCAGCACTCTGGGCATGAACCTTACCGGGTCGACGTGCGTGACCACCGGGGTCGACATACTGCGGACGCAAGGGATCACGGACATCAGCAAGTGGGATTGCCTGTGGATCACCATCGCGTGGGGGTTCTTTTTCAGGGTCCTGTTCTATTTTACGCTCTTGTACGGGAGCAAGAACAAGAGGAAGTAA
- the LOC104436112 gene encoding protein ALUMINUM SENSITIVE 3, which produces MTMAAVLHFAKGMIKPAAALAVVAMAVGLSYLQKLSLEREMVYSVFRAFLQLSVIGFVLQFIFSRQSVAWIFLAYIFMVSIAGHTAGQRAKHVPNSKYIAGASIFAGTSVTMLTLVLLRVFPFTPRYIIPVAGMMIGNSMTVTGVTLKRLRDDIKSQMNQVETALALGATPDQAIIRQVRRSLVIGLSPVLDNAKTVGLITLPGAMTGMIMGGASPLEAIQLQIVVMNMLVGAATVSSITSTYLAQPGFFTYAHQLRPYVFSSD; this is translated from the exons ATGACGATGGCCGCCGTACTTCACTTCGCCAAGGGCATGATCAAGCCGGCGGCCGCACTCGCCGTGGTGGCGATGGCGGTGGGGCTGTCGTACCTGCAGAAGCTGAGCTTGGAGAGGGAGATGGTTTACTCCGTCTTCAGAGCTTTCCTTCAGCTCTCCGTGATTGGCTTCGTTCTGCAGTTCATTTTCAGCCGCCAAAGCGTTGCTTGGATCTTCTTGGCTTACATTTTCATG GTTTCTATCGCCGGTCACACAGCAGGACAGCGAGCCAAGCACGTGCCCAATAGCAAGTACATCGCCGGAGCCTCGATTTTTGCTGGAACTTCAGTGACCATGTTGACGTTGGTGCTGTTGCGCGTATTTCCTTTCACTCCTCGTTATATCATACCGGTTGCtgggatgatgattggaaattcgATGACTGTAACTGGAGTCACCTTGAAGCGACTTCGAGATGACATCAAGTCACAAATGAATCAG GTGGAGACGGCACTGGCTCTCGGTGCCACCCCTGATCAGGCCATTATACGACAGGTGAGGAGATCTCTGGTGATTGGACTCTCGCCGGTGTTGGACAATGCCAAAACGGTGGGCCTGATCACGCTTCCAGGAGCAATGACTGGTATGATCATGGGCGGCGCTTCGCCCCTCGAGGCCATTCAGCTTCAGATCGTGGTGATGAACATGCTTGTCGGTGCTGCCACGGTTAGCAGCATCACATCGACTTACCTCGCCCAGCCTGGTTTCTTCACCTATGCTCACCAATTACGACCATACGTCTTCTCTTCAGATTGA
- the LOC104436123 gene encoding uncharacterized protein LOC104436123, with translation MSTPMNLCLGTINMATRRPRPKTKTASKTRRSSNGSSFAGFGREKKEPLWRCVENCGACCKLDKGPSFVTPEEVFDDPADIELYRSMIGPDGWCVHFEKSTRKCSIYPDRPYFCRVEEDVFKSLYGIDKKKFNKEACSFCRDTIKAIYGSNSKELDDFNHAIRSSNPD, from the exons ATGTCGACACCGATGAATTTGTGCCTAGGCACGATCAACATGGCGACCCGCCGGCCACGGCCGAAGACCAAAACGGCGTCGAAGACCAGACGGAGCAGCAACGGTTCCAGTTTCGCTGGCTTCGGCCGCGAGAAGAAAGAGCCCCTGTGGCGGTGCGTGGAGAACTGCGGCGCGTGCTGCAAGCTGGACAAGGGTCCGTCCTTCGTCACTCCCGAAGAAGTCTTTGATGACCCTGCTGACATCGAG CTCTACAGAAGCATGATAGGTCCAGATGGATGGTGTGTACACTTTGAGAAAAGCACACGCAAATGCTCAATTTATCCGG ACCGTCCCTATTTCTGTCGGGTTGAGGAGGATGTTTTCAAGTCATTATATGGAATTGATAAGAAGAAGTTCAACAAGGAGGCATGCAGCTTTTGTAGAGACACCATCAAAGCAATATATGGTTCAAACTCAAAAGAGTTGGATGACTTTAATCACGCCATTAGAAGCTCCAATCCTGACTAG
- the LOC104436140 gene encoding uncharacterized protein LOC104436140, producing MSSVCITNCLNDTVCCDPRIPVRATYVNLYKWPESDADFVRSVTAQGRDQHPYRAKVVDSISCRQMYLRSYPFSKEEDHVSKTKCFGGERKRGDNKETTRGRTRGNKRCTMLRRVRELSWSTVSRIFHRLLSCSASVDIVESKLKEGRN from the coding sequence ATGAGCTCGGTGTGCATAACGAACTGCCTAAACGACACTGTGTGCTGCGACCCCCGAATCCCGGTCCGAGCCACGTACGTGAATCTCTACAAGTGGCCTGAGTCCGATGCCGACTTCGTGCGCTCGGTGACTGCCCAGGGCCGGGACCAACACCCCTACCGTGCCAAGGTCGTCGACAGCATCTCATGCCGGCAGATGTACCTGAGGAGCTATCCTTTCTCCAAGGAAGAAGACCATGTGAGCAAGACCAAGTGCTTcggtggagagagaaagaggggcgACAATAAGGAGACAACCAGAGGAAGGACAAGGGGGAACAAGAGATGTACGATGTTGAGGAGGGTGAGGGAGTTGTCTTGGAGTACTGTGTCTAGGATCTTCCACAGGTTGCTCTCTTGCTCTGCTAGTGTTGATATTGTGGAATCCAAGTTAAAAGAGGGAAGGAATTGA